The following are encoded in a window of Polynucleobacter sp. AP-Kolm-20A-A1 genomic DNA:
- a CDS encoding extracellular solute-binding protein translates to MPTLKPIRQIAHFVLLALLVGLGANTVQAGQGIAQYGKPKYSEGFSHFDYVNPNAPRGGTLVLPNPGQRTSFDKFNPFTLRGITAPGIELMFESLAEGSADEVSSIYGLLADDIQVAKDRKSVTFHIRSEAKFSDGSPVLAADVKHSFDTLMSGKAHPRYKTTFADIKDAVVLSDRSIRFDFKNDNAELPILAGTFPVFSRNWGKQADGTIIPFEKLAFEPPIGSGPYLIESFKAGKSIVYKKNPNYWVDQLSKPLNVRVGFYNFDRVLYKLYSDDAVRLEAFKAGEFDALVEYRAKIWAKGYVGSKFDKGILLKKAFLNHNGAGMQGFAMNVRRPIFKDARVREALGYALDFEWLNRQIFFDQYSRINSYFTNSDLSANFDGPRKPTEAELKLLKPLKAKYPQWVPDAVFGPMPAAPSTKSPASLRQNLKKARELLMHAGWQYRDGALRNEKGEPFRFEIVEDGGFFLRVISAYVRNLEKLGVQVDIRTSDFALHQKRMNEYDFDMTTVRFQDSQNPGNELWDRFGSQAAKEKGSDNVIGVQSPVVDALIDEITKAQNRDQLRTATRALDRVLWNSYYVVPQWYNPTHRVAFRHEMRYPEPPLYYSAEAWIMQNWWKEEAK, encoded by the coding sequence ATGCCTACCCTAAAACCCATTCGCCAAATCGCCCATTTCGTGCTGCTAGCCCTGCTAGTAGGGCTTGGAGCCAATACAGTTCAGGCGGGACAGGGGATTGCGCAGTACGGAAAGCCTAAGTATTCCGAGGGATTTAGCCATTTTGATTACGTCAATCCCAATGCGCCCCGTGGCGGAACTCTGGTTTTGCCAAATCCTGGGCAGAGAACCAGTTTTGATAAGTTCAATCCATTTACGCTAAGGGGCATCACTGCTCCAGGCATTGAGCTTATGTTTGAGTCCTTAGCCGAGGGTAGTGCGGACGAGGTCTCCAGTATTTATGGATTGTTGGCCGACGATATTCAGGTGGCCAAAGACCGCAAGTCAGTTACTTTTCATATTCGCTCAGAGGCAAAATTTTCAGACGGCAGTCCAGTATTGGCTGCTGACGTTAAGCACAGCTTTGATACTTTGATGAGCGGTAAAGCGCATCCGCGTTACAAAACCACGTTTGCTGATATCAAAGACGCAGTGGTTTTGTCTGATCGATCCATTCGATTTGATTTTAAGAATGACAATGCCGAGCTGCCAATTTTGGCGGGAACATTTCCAGTCTTCTCTCGCAACTGGGGTAAGCAAGCTGATGGCACCATCATCCCATTTGAGAAGCTGGCTTTTGAGCCTCCTATTGGTAGCGGCCCGTATTTAATTGAATCTTTTAAAGCTGGCAAGTCGATCGTCTACAAAAAGAATCCAAACTATTGGGTTGATCAACTGAGCAAGCCACTCAATGTCCGTGTTGGCTTCTATAACTTTGACCGCGTTTTGTACAAGCTCTATAGCGATGATGCTGTTAGGTTGGAAGCCTTTAAGGCAGGGGAGTTTGATGCTCTAGTCGAGTATCGCGCCAAGATCTGGGCCAAGGGTTATGTGGGCTCCAAGTTCGATAAGGGCATTCTGCTAAAGAAAGCATTCTTAAATCACAATGGCGCTGGCATGCAAGGCTTTGCCATGAACGTACGCCGCCCCATCTTTAAAGATGCACGTGTGCGTGAGGCTTTAGGTTATGCGCTAGATTTTGAATGGCTCAATCGCCAAATATTTTTTGATCAATACAGTCGCATTAATAGTTATTTCACTAACAGCGATTTAAGCGCCAATTTTGATGGTCCACGCAAACCTACTGAGGCAGAATTAAAGTTACTCAAGCCTTTAAAAGCGAAATACCCTCAGTGGGTTCCTGACGCTGTCTTTGGTCCTATGCCTGCTGCACCATCTACAAAGTCACCAGCCAGCTTGCGTCAAAACCTGAAGAAAGCGCGCGAATTACTGATGCATGCTGGTTGGCAATATCGCGACGGTGCATTGCGTAATGAGAAGGGCGAACCGTTCCGTTTTGAGATAGTCGAAGACGGTGGATTTTTCTTGAGAGTCATTTCTGCTTATGTGCGCAATTTAGAAAAGTTAGGTGTGCAGGTTGACATTCGTACAAGCGACTTTGCCCTGCATCAGAAGCGCATGAATGAGTACGACTTTGATATGACCACAGTACGTTTCCAGGATTCCCAAAACCCTGGCAATGAGCTTTGGGATCGCTTTGGCAGTCAAGCCGCCAAAGAAAAAGGATCTGACAATGTGATTGGTGTGCAATCACCGGTAGTGGACGCCTTGATTGATGAAATCACCAAGGCACAAAATCGTGATCAGTTAAGAACGGCGACTAGGGCGTTAGATAGAGTCTTGTGGAATAGTTATTACGTTGTTCCTCAGTGGTACAACCCGACGCATCGCGTTGCCTTCCGTCACGAGATG
- the fabI gene encoding enoyl-ACP reductase FabI — protein sequence MGFLTGKKILITGLLSNRSIAYGIAKACHREGAELAFTYVGERFKDRIVDFAKEFNTELIFDCDVGSDEQISALFKDLAKSWPQFDGFVHAIGFAPREAIAGDFLEGLSREGFKIAHDISAYSFPAMAKEALPMLRDKSSLLTLTYLGSMKNVPNYNTMGLAKASLEASVRYLAGSVGPKGIRANGISAGPIKTLAASGIKGFGKILEAVEQTAPLRRNVTIDDVGNTAAFLLSDLANGITAEIIYVDNGFSQVVGGMDEV from the coding sequence ATGGGCTTTCTCACCGGCAAAAAAATCCTCATTACCGGCCTCCTCTCTAACCGCTCTATCGCCTATGGCATCGCCAAGGCCTGCCACCGTGAAGGCGCTGAACTAGCCTTTACCTACGTAGGTGAGCGCTTTAAGGACCGTATTGTTGATTTTGCAAAAGAATTCAATACCGAACTGATTTTTGACTGTGACGTTGGCAGCGATGAGCAAATCAGCGCCCTTTTCAAGGATTTGGCTAAATCTTGGCCCCAGTTTGATGGTTTTGTTCATGCTATTGGCTTTGCACCACGCGAAGCCATTGCCGGTGATTTTCTGGAAGGTCTTTCACGCGAAGGCTTCAAGATTGCTCACGACATTTCTGCATATAGCTTTCCAGCAATGGCGAAAGAAGCATTGCCAATGTTGCGCGACAAATCTTCATTACTGACTTTGACGTATTTGGGATCAATGAAGAATGTTCCTAACTACAACACCATGGGCTTAGCAAAAGCATCGCTAGAGGCTTCTGTTCGCTACCTCGCCGGTTCAGTTGGCCCTAAAGGCATTCGTGCTAACGGCATCTCTGCTGGCCCAATCAAAACTTTGGCAGCGTCTGGCATCAAAGGCTTTGGCAAAATTTTGGAAGCGGTTGAGCAAACTGCACCACTACGTCGCAACGTCACTATTGATGATGTTGGCAACACGGCTGCATTCTTATTGTCTGACCTCGCCAATGGCATTACCGCTGAAATCATTTATGTCGATAACGGCTTTAGCCAAGTAGTTGGCGGAATGGACGAAGTTTGA
- the chrA gene encoding chromate efflux transporter: MSVPLREALKFWAKLGFISFGGPAGQIAVLHQELVEKRRWVSERRFLHALNYCMLLPGPEAQQLVTYIGWLMHRSWGGILAGILFVLPSLFILIGLSWVYLTFGQVPWIAAIFFGIKPAVTAIVLHAAVRIGRRTIHNQALQWVALGSFLAIFILNLAFPIIVLIAAAIGYWGGKRYPEYFQQGGGHGTKELKQYGSAIIDDHTPTPEHAKFSYSKTIRNSLVAFACWLLPIGALIGIFGWKTLFPNIAWFFTKAALLTFGGAYAVLPYVYQGAVDHFHWLSANQMIDGLALGETTPGPLIMVVAFVGYLAGHIQYLIGNSNPFWFGVIGACVATWFTFLPSFFFILVGGPLIESTHGKLGFTAPLTAITAAVVGVIANLGLFFAYHVFLPRGFGGSISWISILICALAGLALFKFQKGVLSVLGGSALAGLLFYCISVLMG; this comes from the coding sequence TTGAGTGTTCCACTACGCGAAGCCCTAAAGTTCTGGGCTAAGCTTGGTTTTATAAGTTTTGGTGGGCCTGCAGGACAAATCGCAGTTCTTCATCAAGAATTAGTTGAAAAGCGTCGCTGGGTTTCTGAGCGGCGCTTTTTACATGCGCTCAATTACTGCATGCTGTTGCCCGGGCCTGAAGCCCAACAGTTGGTAACTTACATTGGTTGGCTCATGCACCGCAGTTGGGGTGGCATTCTGGCGGGCATACTTTTTGTACTGCCTTCTCTATTTATATTAATTGGCTTGTCTTGGGTATATCTCACCTTTGGACAAGTTCCATGGATTGCGGCAATCTTTTTTGGCATTAAACCCGCAGTCACTGCGATCGTATTGCATGCTGCAGTTCGTATTGGTAGGCGCACAATTCATAACCAAGCATTGCAATGGGTTGCGCTAGGATCTTTTCTGGCTATCTTTATTCTGAACTTAGCCTTTCCCATCATCGTTTTGATAGCTGCCGCTATCGGCTACTGGGGTGGCAAACGTTACCCAGAATATTTTCAACAAGGTGGCGGCCATGGCACAAAAGAACTGAAGCAATATGGCAGCGCCATCATTGATGATCACACACCAACGCCTGAGCACGCCAAATTTAGTTATTCAAAAACGATTCGCAATAGCTTGGTTGCATTTGCATGCTGGTTACTTCCAATTGGCGCCCTAATTGGCATCTTTGGTTGGAAAACCTTATTCCCCAACATTGCATGGTTCTTTACAAAAGCAGCCTTACTGACCTTTGGTGGTGCTTATGCCGTGCTTCCTTATGTTTATCAAGGTGCAGTCGATCATTTCCACTGGCTAAGCGCCAATCAAATGATTGATGGATTAGCGCTTGGAGAAACTACACCAGGACCACTCATTATGGTGGTGGCTTTTGTTGGCTACCTCGCTGGCCATATTCAATACCTCATTGGAAATAGCAATCCATTTTGGTTTGGTGTAATTGGCGCCTGCGTTGCTACTTGGTTTACTTTCTTGCCCTCTTTCTTTTTTATCTTAGTGGGCGGACCCTTAATTGAGTCGACTCATGGCAAGCTTGGATTTACTGCACCACTTACCGCCATCACTGCTGCAGTAGTTGGCGTAATTGCCAACTTAGGGTTATTTTTTGCGTATCACGTGTTTTTACCAAGAGGCTTTGGCGGCTCAATCTCATGGATATCGATTCTGATCTGCGCTTTGGCTGGTTTAGCCTTATTTAAGTTTCAAAAAGGCGTTCTCTCGGTATTAGGTGGATCAGCCTTGGCTGGATTGCTCTTTTATTGCATCTCTGTTTTGATGGGATGA
- a CDS encoding MaoC family dehydratase N-terminal domain-containing protein, with product MECMRIEPQTITHLQEWLGKTESFQDTVTAAPVRALSATLDRNDPSPQKGSFLPELWHWLYFLPHARESEIGPDGHPKRGGFLPPVPLPRRMWAGSRIEWLQPLTVGDEIERVSTIKSVTHKAGRTGDLIFVLVNHQISNQNGLAIIEEHDIVYRDAPGPDDKPVAPTPAPTDAKWNKTITPDDVLLFRYSALTFNGHRIHYDRKYVTEVEGYPGLIVHGPLIATMLVDLVRQSIPGCKLKSFEFRAIRPTFDINIFKVNAKPDLDKDPSGKTISIWAQDHEGWLTMQATAVLA from the coding sequence ATGGAATGTATGCGAATCGAACCTCAAACCATTACCCACCTACAAGAATGGCTTGGTAAAACCGAGTCTTTTCAAGACACCGTCACAGCCGCCCCAGTGCGCGCCCTGTCGGCAACCTTAGATCGTAATGATCCCTCACCTCAGAAGGGTTCTTTCCTTCCTGAGTTATGGCATTGGCTGTATTTCTTGCCTCACGCTCGAGAATCTGAGATTGGTCCTGACGGCCACCCAAAACGCGGTGGATTTCTGCCGCCAGTTCCACTCCCTCGTCGCATGTGGGCAGGCAGCCGTATTGAATGGTTACAACCACTCACCGTAGGTGACGAGATTGAACGTGTCTCCACAATTAAATCAGTGACCCATAAAGCGGGCCGCACTGGTGATTTGATTTTTGTATTGGTCAATCATCAGATCTCCAACCAAAATGGTCTGGCCATTATTGAAGAGCATGACATTGTGTATCGCGATGCGCCAGGCCCTGACGACAAACCCGTAGCACCTACTCCAGCACCTACCGATGCCAAATGGAACAAAACAATTACCCCAGATGATGTGCTGCTGTTTCGCTATTCAGCGCTCACCTTTAATGGTCACCGCATTCATTACGATCGCAAATACGTTACTGAAGTTGAAGGCTATCCAGGCTTAATCGTACATGGCCCGCTGATTGCCACGATGCTAGTTGATCTGGTGCGTCAAAGCATTCCAGGCTGCAAGCTCAAAAGTTTTGAGTTCCGCGCTATTCGCCCTACTTTTGATATCAATATTTTCAAAGTCAATGCCAAACCTGATTTAGATAAGGATCCAAGCGGAAAAACTATCTCCATTTGGGCGCAAGATCATGAAGGTTGGCTCACGATGCAAGCTACTGCAGTTTTGGCGTAA
- a CDS encoding MmgE/PrpD family protein, with product MTTEHLSRELASFAAKLQAKDIPNEVMNRAEDLLVDWFGSAIAGKGSRPVELITQFAQNMGGFDAVHTGPSEVLVTRKTSSPFLAAMANAAASHVAEQDDVHNGSVFHPATVVFPPVLACAQAVGASGEDVLVAAIAGYEVGIRVGEFLGRSHYKVFHTTGTAGTIAAAAAVGRLLKLTPEQMLNAFGSAGTQSAGLWEFLRDAADSKQLHTAHAASTGLMSAYIAQAGFTGAQHILEGKQGLAAGMSSDSDPSKLVDRLGSRWALAETSFKYYASCRHTHPAADALLQVMLTNKLTPSDIAKVETLVHQGAIDVLGPVTDPATVHQSKFSMGTVLALVAHYQFAGLQEFDQHFHDDEICSFRERVSMTLDPEVDGAYPQRWIGKVKVHLNNGQILDGRVDEPKGDPGNTLSRAEITDKAMRLAAFSNGATPAEMSKAIDLLWNVRKQAKIGFLLPSN from the coding sequence ATGACTACTGAACACTTATCTCGTGAATTAGCCAGCTTTGCAGCCAAGCTTCAGGCCAAAGATATTCCCAATGAGGTAATGAACCGCGCTGAAGATTTATTGGTTGATTGGTTTGGCTCGGCGATTGCTGGCAAAGGCTCTCGCCCTGTTGAACTCATTACCCAATTTGCACAAAACATGGGTGGCTTTGATGCAGTACATACTGGCCCATCAGAAGTATTGGTAACACGCAAGACTTCTAGTCCGTTCTTGGCGGCAATGGCTAATGCAGCCGCATCGCATGTCGCAGAACAAGATGATGTTCATAACGGCTCAGTCTTCCATCCGGCAACAGTAGTGTTTCCACCTGTTCTAGCTTGCGCTCAAGCTGTTGGCGCTTCTGGTGAAGATGTATTGGTTGCTGCCATCGCCGGTTATGAAGTAGGTATTCGGGTTGGCGAATTCTTAGGTCGCTCTCACTACAAGGTATTTCACACCACTGGCACTGCAGGCACAATAGCCGCTGCTGCAGCGGTTGGGAGACTTCTTAAGCTCACCCCAGAACAAATGCTCAACGCTTTTGGTTCTGCAGGCACTCAATCAGCTGGCCTTTGGGAATTCTTGCGTGATGCTGCGGACTCCAAGCAACTGCATACCGCACATGCAGCCTCAACTGGATTGATGTCTGCCTATATTGCTCAAGCAGGCTTTACTGGTGCCCAACATATATTAGAGGGCAAGCAAGGTTTGGCAGCAGGCATGTCTAGCGATAGTGATCCAAGCAAATTGGTAGATCGCTTAGGCAGTCGCTGGGCTTTAGCAGAAACCAGTTTTAAGTATTACGCCTCATGCCGTCACACCCATCCCGCTGCTGATGCCTTATTGCAAGTGATGCTCACAAACAAACTTACCCCGAGTGATATTGCCAAGGTAGAAACCTTGGTTCATCAAGGTGCTATTGACGTTTTGGGTCCAGTGACCGATCCAGCCACCGTACATCAATCAAAGTTCTCGATGGGTACCGTACTAGCCCTGGTGGCTCACTACCAATTTGCTGGACTGCAAGAATTTGATCAGCACTTCCACGATGATGAGATCTGCAGTTTCCGCGAACGGGTATCCATGACACTAGACCCCGAAGTAGATGGCGCTTACCCACAGCGCTGGATCGGCAAAGTAAAGGTGCACTTAAACAATGGCCAGATTTTGGATGGTCGCGTTGATGAACCCAAAGGCGATCCTGGCAATACCCTCTCTCGCGCAGAAATTACCGATAAGGCGATGCGTCTTGCCGCCTTTAGCAATGGTGCTACCCCAGCAGAAATGAGCAAAGCAATTGATCTCTTGTGGAATGTCCGCAAACAAGCCAAGATAGGCTTTTTACTCCCCTCTAACTAA
- a CDS encoding CoA ester lyase — MNPLDTPLGFSTNFLFVPGTRPERFAKALDSGASGVVLDLEDAVAEEDKESARNAIRAAWPSFTPEQKKRLVIRTNSPGSKFYSADLILAQELQVGCLLIPKSESRDQINGAALILPDTAIIPMIETAIGLDQLKEIANSNQVIRLAIGNLDLQADLGMVCDRQETELQTARYQIVLASRLAQIAPPIDGVTPSTDDIERITDDAERAKRMGFGGKLCIHPKQVSIVVKAFTPTEEELAWAARVIEADKASKGGAVKLDGRMIDRPVVLLAQRTLAITGKH, encoded by the coding sequence ATGAATCCACTTGATACGCCATTGGGCTTTAGCACCAATTTTCTGTTTGTACCTGGGACTCGCCCAGAGCGCTTTGCCAAGGCCTTAGATAGTGGCGCTAGTGGCGTCGTATTGGATCTAGAAGACGCAGTGGCAGAAGAAGATAAAGAATCTGCACGCAATGCTATTCGCGCTGCATGGCCAAGCTTTACTCCCGAACAAAAGAAACGCCTAGTCATTCGCACAAATTCTCCTGGTAGCAAGTTCTACTCAGCTGACTTAATCTTGGCGCAAGAACTGCAGGTTGGCTGCTTACTGATTCCCAAAAGTGAATCACGCGATCAAATTAATGGCGCCGCTTTGATATTGCCTGATACCGCCATCATTCCGATGATAGAAACAGCGATTGGCTTAGACCAACTGAAAGAAATTGCAAACTCCAACCAGGTGATTCGCCTTGCTATAGGAAATTTAGATTTACAAGCTGATCTTGGAATGGTGTGCGACCGCCAAGAAACAGAATTACAAACTGCGCGCTATCAAATTGTGCTGGCATCTCGTCTTGCACAAATTGCCCCTCCTATTGATGGGGTTACACCATCTACCGATGATATTGAGCGCATTACTGATGATGCTGAGCGCGCCAAGCGCATGGGCTTTGGCGGCAAGTTATGCATCCACCCAAAGCAAGTCAGCATTGTTGTTAAAGCCTTTACCCCAACGGAGGAAGAGCTGGCGTGGGCTGCACGGGTTATTGAGGCCGATAAGGCGTCCAAAGGGGGTGCAGTGAAGCTGGATGGCCGCATGATCGATCGACCAGTAGTCTTACTAGCCCAAAGAACCTTGGCAATTACTGGTAAACACTAG
- a CDS encoding tripartite tricarboxylate transporter substrate-binding protein codes for METKVKIKQFLSSGIVAALTAGALLSTSALAQKDWPTKSITLIVPFAAGGPTDSVARLIAVPMGQALGQTVVVENVNGAGGTIASTKVARAAPDGYTIYLHHMGMATANALYDKLPYDPLSNFEYIGQVADVPMVLLGKKDLPANNFKELEAYIKANGSKVTMANAGPGAVSQLCGLLFQSRMGVKLTNIPYKGTGPALTDLLGGQVDLLCDQTTQTIPYIKDGRVKAFGTTTLKRLPAIPNVPTLDEQGLKGFEVKVWHGMYTPKGVPKPILDKLNAALKKALNSPDVKKRLEDANIDIVSQDKMTPTGLKSHLEAEINKWGPIIRKSNIPD; via the coding sequence ATGGAGACCAAAGTGAAAATCAAGCAATTCTTATCTTCCGGAATAGTCGCAGCATTGACTGCCGGCGCACTTCTAAGTACTAGTGCGCTCGCACAAAAAGATTGGCCGACTAAATCAATCACACTGATTGTTCCTTTTGCAGCCGGCGGACCAACTGACTCTGTTGCACGCTTAATTGCAGTGCCAATGGGTCAAGCCCTTGGACAAACTGTTGTTGTTGAAAACGTGAATGGTGCTGGCGGAACAATTGCTAGTACTAAAGTTGCACGTGCAGCACCAGATGGCTACACAATCTATTTGCATCATATGGGCATGGCAACTGCTAATGCACTTTATGACAAGCTCCCATACGATCCATTGAGTAACTTTGAATACATTGGCCAAGTAGCTGATGTGCCAATGGTACTTTTGGGTAAAAAAGATTTGCCAGCAAATAACTTCAAAGAGCTCGAAGCCTATATCAAAGCAAATGGCTCTAAAGTAACAATGGCTAATGCTGGCCCTGGCGCTGTTTCACAACTTTGCGGCCTACTCTTTCAGAGTCGCATGGGCGTCAAGCTAACCAACATCCCTTACAAAGGAACTGGCCCTGCTCTGACAGACTTATTGGGCGGTCAGGTTGATTTGCTGTGCGACCAAACCACTCAAACCATTCCCTATATTAAGGATGGTCGTGTGAAAGCCTTCGGTACAACTACTTTAAAACGCTTGCCAGCCATTCCAAATGTACCTACTTTGGATGAGCAGGGCTTAAAAGGCTTTGAAGTCAAAGTTTGGCACGGCATGTACACACCAAAAGGCGTTCCAAAACCAATCTTGGATAAATTGAATGCCGCTTTGAAAAAAGCACTCAATTCTCCTGATGTTAAAAAACGTTTAGAGGATGCCAATATCGATATCGTCTCTCAAGACAAAATGACTCCTACTGGCCTCAAGTCTCATCTTGAAGCTGAAATCAATAAATGGGGTCCAATTATCCGTAAGTCCAATATTCCGGACTAA
- a CDS encoding Rap1a/Tai family immunity protein — protein sequence MKTLTAAFILTASILSFVPSAFAQKDLPADDASTTAFVELCKNPDDEQGRSFCFGFGEGVYQGYLANRRQDAKPAICFGERSETRNEILQKFLAWSKTNPQFNNEKAAKTLMRFFTVNYPCK from the coding sequence ATGAAAACATTAACAGCAGCATTCATACTCACGGCATCCATTCTTTCCTTTGTGCCAAGTGCTTTTGCGCAGAAGGATCTCCCGGCGGACGATGCGAGCACCACTGCATTTGTTGAGCTCTGCAAAAATCCTGATGACGAACAAGGCCGCAGTTTCTGTTTTGGTTTTGGAGAGGGTGTGTATCAGGGGTACTTAGCAAACCGTCGTCAAGACGCGAAGCCAGCCATCTGCTTTGGAGAAAGAAGCGAGACTCGCAATGAGATCTTGCAAAAGTTTTTGGCGTGGTCCAAGACTAATCCTCAGTTCAATAATGAGAAAGCAGCAAAAACCTTAATGCGCTTTTTTACGGTTAATTACCCTTGTAAATAA
- a CDS encoding DUF3300 domain-containing protein, with translation MKQTSQSSIPILSKKLGLLALATLAFGSLLNGCVMNPGPYQSSGDYYPQGYNEDPSYNAGPQTISSQQLQSLVSPVALYPDSLLSLMLLASTYPLEVAEAYNWRNSNAALKGDDLQNALKAQSWNDSVKSLMSFPSAFNMMGSKLQWTQNLGNAYKLQAADTMKAVQDLRKMAIKAGTLKSNKQITVTTDASGNILISPANTKVVYIPSYNPTVVYGPWPYSDYPPYPIYDPAWGLMTFGVGFMIGDGFWTYPNWNSGTINSTTINSSGRVPSRPIIGPANIANQQRLLNDWKNNATPGERQAARMDGQRANNAFQKDATPQERNQADRLNQEARNDAQMDRSDPNAYREAAQENALRDQARFDGNQDRSSSYGGGHMGGFGGGGYGGGSSRMSGFNGGGAGRMGGFGGGHMGGFRR, from the coding sequence ATGAAACAGACAAGCCAATCAAGTATTCCTATATTGAGTAAAAAGCTGGGGTTGCTAGCGCTAGCAACGCTTGCTTTTGGATCTCTGCTCAATGGTTGTGTGATGAATCCTGGTCCATATCAATCTAGCGGGGACTACTACCCCCAAGGCTATAACGAGGATCCAAGCTATAACGCTGGCCCACAAACGATTTCTTCACAGCAATTGCAGTCATTGGTTTCGCCAGTAGCGCTCTATCCAGATTCTTTGCTCTCACTAATGCTTCTAGCCTCTACTTATCCGCTAGAAGTGGCTGAAGCCTATAACTGGCGAAATAGTAATGCTGCATTAAAGGGCGATGATCTGCAAAATGCACTGAAGGCGCAATCCTGGAATGACAGTGTGAAATCACTAATGTCATTTCCAAGTGCATTCAACATGATGGGTAGCAAGTTACAGTGGACCCAGAATCTAGGTAACGCTTATAAGCTCCAAGCTGCAGATACCATGAAGGCGGTTCAGGATCTTAGAAAAATGGCCATTAAAGCCGGCACCCTGAAATCGAATAAACAAATTACTGTTACTACCGACGCAAGCGGAAACATCTTAATTAGTCCGGCCAATACAAAAGTGGTTTACATCCCGAGCTATAACCCTACGGTTGTTTATGGACCATGGCCTTATTCAGATTATCCGCCATACCCTATTTATGATCCTGCTTGGGGGCTAATGACTTTTGGTGTGGGCTTCATGATTGGTGATGGTTTTTGGACCTATCCAAATTGGAATAGCGGCACGATTAACTCAACGACCATCAACTCTTCTGGGCGCGTACCGTCTCGTCCAATTATTGGGCCAGCCAATATCGCTAACCAGCAACGTTTGCTAAATGATTGGAAAAATAATGCCACCCCAGGGGAGAGGCAGGCTGCCAGAATGGATGGTCAACGAGCCAATAATGCATTCCAGAAAGACGCAACCCCTCAAGAGCGGAATCAAGCGGACCGACTAAATCAAGAAGCCCGCAATGACGCCCAGATGGATAGATCTGATCCCAATGCTTATCGTGAGGCCGCTCAAGAAAACGCTTTGCGTGATCAAGCTCGCTTTGATGGAAATCAAGATCGCTCCAGCAGCTATGGTGGCGGTCACATGGGCGGCTTTGGCGGCGGTGGATATGGTGGCGGTAGCAGTCGCATGAGTGGATTTAATGGCGGCGGCGCTGGCCGCATGGGTGGATTTGGCGGGGGTCATATGGGTGGCTTTAGACGTTAA